In Pontiella desulfatans, one DNA window encodes the following:
- a CDS encoding PEP-CTERM sorting domain-containing protein, translating to MNKKQLSLIVAIALLTVGAQAALIIDTGFNALTGTEFPPTLDSNSIFRNGAYDSTGDGWLGGPGMQGTETTVDPVSHAVTFAAAGFSGTAGNWSDAFGQVNLDNKATTGSQTFQVVVDNINANGFEALMEMQFFYFKGTVETANNGIALNATTVGSWWEPIGTVVSTGTITSEGTYTTSAIDFGAGYDVIGFRAQFVELNSSITFEESMTISDISVTAVPEPTIIGMLGVGALATMLIRRTITR from the coding sequence ATGAACAAAAAACAGTTGTCACTCATCGTTGCAATCGCACTGCTGACTGTCGGAGCTCAGGCCGCGCTGATTATCGACACGGGATTTAACGCTCTAACGGGAACGGAGTTCCCCCCGACGCTCGACAGCAATTCAATATTCCGCAACGGCGCTTACGATTCAACCGGTGACGGCTGGCTGGGCGGCCCCGGCATGCAGGGTACGGAAACAACCGTTGACCCGGTTTCCCACGCTGTGACATTTGCGGCAGCAGGTTTTTCCGGTACAGCGGGAAATTGGTCAGATGCATTTGGGCAGGTGAATCTTGATAATAAGGCGACTACCGGCTCTCAGACCTTTCAGGTTGTTGTCGATAATATCAATGCTAACGGGTTTGAGGCTCTGATGGAAATGCAGTTTTTCTATTTTAAAGGTACTGTGGAGACCGCCAACAACGGGATTGCTCTTAATGCAACCACTGTTGGTAGCTGGTGGGAACCCATTGGAACCGTTGTGTCGACCGGCACCATTACATCCGAAGGAACCTACACGACTTCTGCCATCGATTTCGGGGCTGGTTATGATGTCATTGGATTTCGCGCCCAGTTTGTCGAGTTGAACAGCTCAATTACATTTGAGGAAAGCATGACAATTTCCGACATCAGCGTGACGGCGGTTCCGGAGCCGACGATTATTGGAATGCTCGGGGTCGGCGCGCTGGCAACGATGTTGATTCGTCGCACGATTACCCGCTGA
- a CDS encoding fibronectin type III domain-containing protein: MKNKKSSCRRTAVAVLAMSFCVGIARAEFTPIGPGDNLGLPYAACHPPGLTYYTPGPFANLLWSCGSLWNPVGNWKDKATGADIRRTLDVSGTVIAGSQIDRSGNPQYLVPGQVMNALLTIQSDALLDGHHVYVGKMALTWEGCADIRLKITGTQVTGSTSGLETNGRREWIASQTQGAMYVEIYGIDTNNPPHNICLWAPDPADWNNSTLEGKLLHPSMEARLQDADWGYVRYMDLQSTIMTREKEWQDRRLPTDCFQVGPINTIIPATPWTVEKMSSVGMAYEHIIRMCNETQIDPWICVPFDASPAYMTNMANLFMYGSDGEYPYTSAVTNPAYPPLDSNLKIYLEFANEVWNYRQDDLLADRGVLNNGQYAAQKFSDTWEVFESVLGTNRIVRAAAVWTANGNGFTTDLLNELYGNSSLLKPEVIAGTTYFGSGIQNWVWEQILETNAPPDSYWTSAQFTNDMHTAFDQWERLAMTGIKYGGDTGPDKLDAQGIPDYLRDFCYSKNVPLVCYEGGPSIYTDSIDKSTNPDGVALTDFMIAMNAHPRMAEIYDLQLQMAKEDGLYSHMPFLLYEEWGKFGQWGHLESLHDDPDKAVKYSYILDFIDECKNEVRHVYDPLNNVPSFTTAEELPYILQGLPCNLQIQTTGGDGARSNKVIAALLPDGLSIDSDFRITGTSTETGDFHLYLRVTDSDGDPAWSFFRLTVLEATIGLPLLEWEFLNADELNARTNAFQEPGSTYNAGNMMSSSVGIGPGLEDRDNSLYNDDAYTVLSANSSSMDTNAYIHWTVQPQSEQIMHLYSLYFGITGTSTTDDFHLELQYSLDGFATTGTVVALPTNTFVGGGNTAAGIPVSVPLTAYSELQNCDQPVEFRLYIWGLDSAYARINFGKLSSLTGDETDLRVSGLVSDVGLPPFAPSSLSVTSVNASTLSLSWVDNAFNENGFNIERKSGTNVFSQIAVTGMNSAGYIDSGLMAGTTYTYRLQAFNDTGDSGYSNEASGMPEVKVISTNIIFDGLSDAVFKATSDNNTVSLASAGGTHTLLNSSAGDQDAYIFGNFSETVLTNEGESITLSFTVNNMPDNAGMRFVLAGARGVNLTTADAAAAMFARSYASYGIDKKVDNISADFFNYDGGSAGNTIADRPLLGDTSSKIGSWSSGIGGDRFDNGDTVDFTLTITREAEAFNVAGTMDVTEGSGVQAMTGFSFTPVAGNNDLLPSDAFTTFGVGCQGYAAQQLDAGSSLSISGITVMHTAAGGSDDSDTDGLPDSWETLYFGGSTNANPAATAANGINTVLETYIAGINPTNPAALFWISDFSSLTSETTLQWQNVSGRIYTVYWTSNLLSGFQTLGTNNTGIFTDSVHSAGSEGFYKIDVGLAP, from the coding sequence ATGAAAAACAAAAAGTCAAGTTGCAGGAGGACAGCAGTCGCTGTTCTGGCCATGAGCTTCTGTGTCGGAATCGCACGGGCTGAATTTACTCCGATCGGCCCCGGCGACAACCTCGGTCTGCCTTATGCGGCCTGTCATCCACCTGGCCTGACTTATTATACGCCCGGCCCTTTTGCCAATTTGCTGTGGAGCTGTGGCTCGCTTTGGAATCCGGTCGGCAACTGGAAGGACAAGGCGACGGGCGCTGACATTCGCCGCACACTGGATGTCAGTGGAACGGTAATTGCCGGCAGTCAGATTGATCGTTCCGGCAACCCGCAATATCTGGTTCCTGGACAGGTGATGAATGCTCTGCTGACTATTCAATCCGATGCGCTGCTTGATGGGCATCATGTATACGTCGGCAAGATGGCGCTGACGTGGGAGGGTTGCGCAGACATCCGCTTAAAGATCACAGGAACGCAGGTGACCGGCTCGACTTCCGGGCTGGAAACGAACGGACGCCGGGAATGGATTGCCTCGCAGACTCAGGGGGCGATGTATGTAGAGATTTACGGCATCGATACCAACAACCCGCCGCACAATATCTGCCTGTGGGCGCCAGATCCGGCCGACTGGAACAACTCCACACTGGAGGGCAAGCTGCTGCATCCTTCAATGGAAGCCCGTTTACAGGATGCCGACTGGGGCTATGTGCGCTATATGGATCTTCAGTCCACCATCATGACCCGCGAAAAAGAGTGGCAGGATCGCCGCCTGCCGACGGACTGCTTTCAGGTCGGTCCGATCAACACCATCATTCCGGCCACGCCGTGGACCGTGGAAAAAATGAGTTCGGTCGGCATGGCGTATGAGCACATCATTCGCATGTGCAACGAAACGCAGATTGATCCATGGATCTGCGTGCCGTTCGATGCTTCCCCGGCTTATATGACCAACATGGCCAACCTGTTCATGTATGGCTCGGACGGGGAGTATCCATACACATCCGCCGTCACCAATCCGGCCTATCCACCGCTCGACAGCAATCTGAAAATCTACCTCGAATTTGCCAATGAGGTGTGGAACTACCGGCAGGATGATTTGCTGGCAGATCGGGGGGTATTGAACAATGGGCAATATGCGGCACAGAAGTTTTCAGACACCTGGGAGGTTTTCGAGTCGGTTCTGGGAACCAATCGCATTGTGCGTGCGGCGGCGGTCTGGACGGCCAACGGCAACGGCTTTACCACCGACCTGCTGAATGAGCTTTACGGCAACTCCTCGTTATTGAAGCCGGAAGTGATTGCTGGAACCACCTATTTCGGCAGCGGCATCCAGAACTGGGTCTGGGAGCAGATTCTGGAAACCAATGCGCCGCCAGACTCCTACTGGACCAGTGCACAGTTCACCAACGACATGCACACGGCGTTTGATCAGTGGGAACGGCTGGCTATGACCGGTATTAAGTATGGCGGAGATACCGGCCCCGACAAGCTGGACGCCCAAGGGATACCGGATTATCTGCGCGATTTCTGCTACAGCAAAAACGTTCCGCTGGTCTGTTACGAAGGCGGGCCGTCGATCTATACCGATTCAATCGATAAATCGACGAATCCGGATGGTGTTGCACTGACCGACTTCATGATTGCTATGAACGCTCATCCCCGTATGGCGGAAATCTACGACCTGCAGCTGCAGATGGCCAAAGAGGATGGGCTCTACAGCCATATGCCGTTCCTTTTGTATGAAGAATGGGGAAAGTTCGGGCAGTGGGGCCATCTGGAATCACTTCATGACGATCCGGATAAAGCGGTGAAATACAGCTATATTCTGGATTTTATCGACGAATGTAAAAACGAAGTCCGGCACGTCTACGATCCGCTCAACAATGTGCCGTCTTTTACAACCGCCGAGGAGCTACCCTATATTCTGCAGGGACTGCCCTGCAACCTGCAGATCCAAACAACCGGTGGTGATGGCGCACGCTCGAATAAAGTCATTGCGGCGCTGCTGCCCGACGGTCTCAGCATCGACTCCGACTTCCGCATCACCGGCACCTCGACCGAGACCGGTGATTTCCACCTCTACCTGCGGGTGACCGACAGCGACGGCGACCCGGCCTGGAGCTTCTTTCGGTTGACTGTTTTGGAGGCAACAATCGGGCTTCCGCTGCTCGAGTGGGAATTTCTGAACGCAGACGAGCTCAATGCCCGTACGAATGCGTTTCAGGAGCCCGGCAGCACCTACAATGCCGGCAATATGATGAGCAGCTCGGTCGGAATCGGACCCGGCCTTGAAGACCGCGACAACAGCCTGTACAACGATGATGCCTACACCGTTCTTTCGGCGAATTCCTCGTCCATGGACACCAATGCTTACATCCATTGGACTGTGCAGCCGCAGAGTGAACAAATAATGCATCTCTACAGCTTATATTTCGGCATCACCGGAACCAGTACCACCGACGACTTCCATCTGGAACTTCAATACAGTCTGGACGGGTTCGCAACGACAGGCACCGTTGTGGCGCTTCCGACAAACACATTTGTCGGCGGAGGAAACACCGCCGCCGGGATCCCGGTTTCTGTCCCGTTGACTGCATATTCCGAATTACAGAATTGCGACCAGCCGGTAGAGTTCCGCCTCTACATATGGGGGCTTGATAGCGCTTATGCCCGGATCAATTTCGGCAAACTAAGCAGTTTAACCGGTGATGAAACCGACCTGCGAGTATCCGGTCTTGTGTCCGATGTCGGGCTGCCTCCTTTCGCGCCGTCCAGCCTGAGTGTGACTTCAGTCAATGCATCCACACTGTCGCTGTCATGGGTCGACAACGCATTCAATGAAAACGGATTTAACATTGAGCGTAAAAGCGGAACAAACGTATTTTCACAGATTGCTGTGACGGGGATGAACAGCGCCGGTTACATCGATTCCGGACTGATGGCGGGGACAACCTATACTTACCGTTTACAGGCCTTTAACGATACCGGAGACTCCGGCTACTCCAACGAGGCTTCCGGCATGCCGGAGGTGAAAGTGATCTCGACGAACATCATTTTTGACGGCCTGTCGGATGCAGTGTTCAAAGCTACAAGTGACAACAACACCGTTTCGTTGGCCAGCGCCGGCGGCACGCACACGTTACTCAACAGTAGCGCAGGTGATCAGGATGCGTATATCTTTGGAAACTTTTCGGAAACCGTGCTGACGAATGAGGGCGAATCGATTACACTTTCTTTCACCGTCAACAACATGCCGGATAATGCCGGTATGCGCTTTGTTCTGGCTGGTGCTCGCGGCGTAAACCTGACGACCGCCGATGCGGCAGCCGCAATGTTCGCGCGCTCTTACGCTTCGTACGGAATCGATAAAAAAGTCGATAACATCAGTGCCGACTTTTTTAACTATGACGGCGGATCCGCTGGCAACACGATTGCAGACCGGCCTCTTTTAGGCGACACCAGCAGCAAGATCGGTTCCTGGAGTTCAGGAATTGGCGGGGATCGTTTCGACAACGGCGATACCGTCGATTTTACCTTGACCATCACTCGTGAGGCCGAGGCCTTCAATGTGGCCGGAACCATGGATGTGACCGAAGGCAGCGGCGTTCAGGCCATGACAGGCTTCTCTTTTACGCCGGTGGCCGGTAATAACGACCTTTTGCCCTCCGATGCATTCACCACGTTTGGGGTCGGTTGTCAGGGTTATGCGGCGCAGCAGCTCGACGCCGGCAGCTCGCTCTCCATTTCCGGCATCACAGTGATGCATACCGCTGCCGGCGGGTCGGATGACAGCGACACGGATGGACTGCCCGACAGTTGGGAAACCCTTTACTTCGGCGGGTCTACCAACGCCAACCCGGCAGCAACTGCCGCCAATGGAATCAATACTGTACTCGAAACCTACATTGCCGGCATCAATCCAACGAACCCGGCTGCACTGTTTTGGATTTCTGACTTCAGCTCTCTAACTTCCGAAACCACTCTGCAGTGGCAGAATGTTTCCGGCCGCATCTATACTGTGTATTGGACCTCGAATTTATTGAGCGGTTTCCAGACTTTGGGAACCAACAACACCGGAATCTTCACAGATTCGGTGCATAGCGCCGGTTCAGAGGGGTTTTATAAAATTGATGTGGGGCTTGCACCGTAA
- a CDS encoding sulfatase family protein → MIMEIKRPNLLFIMTDQHRFDALGANGNDVVQTSNLDALALSGANVQGYFTNAPVCVPSRCTLFTGRYPHSHCIRENYNFLEAGREIHLFRVLKQAGYKIGYCGKNHLLDAQEFENFDYTGYMDDSPRATAETTLHEKYIANSEALGVPFGKHKIWRTGLVHDEPKDASRAWLTAQAGAEFLKQQDGQDPFALCVSFKDPHVPHMALREYYDCIDQKQIKLYPSETDDERALKARRWAIKRAAFHAEEATAKDIRHYIAVYYAMIGWVDTQIGELLETLREQGLEQNTLIVFTSDHGDFNFEHGLAKKDLVLVDSLLRVPLMVSWPGRIQPKTLNETFVEEVDIMPTLLELLEIETPVGVQGTSFAPLLRGETAMHKDAVFAEACPPYLYNKYPDYEAFAAAHGGRDYAPFNVPGDFNKSIREKDFRYTWYGTGEEELYDHRTDPHELNNLADDPAYADEKNRLKLRLLEWNALTEDPLDPNLRRDLQEQYSNWNPLPIQPGHHYSPLGKETIHMKLAKPV, encoded by the coding sequence ATGATTATGGAAATAAAACGTCCCAACCTTTTGTTTATTATGACCGATCAGCATCGTTTTGATGCGCTGGGGGCTAACGGGAACGATGTGGTGCAGACATCGAATCTCGATGCACTGGCGCTCTCCGGTGCCAACGTGCAGGGGTACTTTACCAATGCCCCGGTTTGTGTGCCGAGCCGTTGCACGTTGTTCACCGGTCGCTATCCGCATTCGCACTGCATCCGGGAAAACTACAATTTTCTGGAGGCGGGACGTGAAATCCATCTGTTCCGTGTGTTGAAACAGGCCGGGTATAAAATAGGCTACTGCGGCAAAAACCATCTGCTCGATGCACAGGAGTTTGAAAACTTCGATTATACCGGTTACATGGACGACAGCCCGCGCGCGACGGCGGAAACAACCCTGCATGAAAAATATATCGCGAACAGTGAAGCGCTCGGTGTGCCGTTTGGAAAACATAAGATCTGGCGAACCGGATTGGTGCACGATGAACCCAAAGATGCCTCGCGGGCCTGGCTGACCGCACAGGCCGGGGCGGAGTTTTTGAAACAGCAGGACGGGCAGGATCCGTTCGCACTCTGCGTATCGTTCAAGGATCCTCATGTGCCGCATATGGCACTGCGTGAATATTACGACTGCATCGATCAGAAGCAGATCAAACTTTATCCTTCAGAAACCGACGACGAACGCGCCCTCAAGGCGCGGCGCTGGGCCATCAAGCGGGCCGCTTTCCACGCCGAAGAAGCAACAGCAAAAGACATTCGCCATTACATCGCCGTCTACTACGCCATGATCGGCTGGGTCGATACACAGATCGGCGAGTTGCTTGAAACCCTGCGCGAGCAGGGACTCGAGCAGAACACCCTGATCGTCTTCACTTCCGACCACGGCGATTTCAACTTTGAACATGGACTGGCAAAAAAAGATCTCGTGCTCGTCGACAGCCTGCTCCGGGTTCCGCTGATGGTCTCATGGCCGGGCCGTATTCAGCCGAAAACGCTGAACGAAACCTTTGTTGAAGAGGTGGACATCATGCCGACTCTGCTGGAGTTGCTGGAGATCGAAACGCCCGTCGGCGTACAGGGAACTTCGTTTGCGCCGCTGCTGCGCGGCGAAACCGCCATGCACAAGGACGCTGTCTTTGCGGAGGCCTGCCCGCCGTATCTTTACAATAAATATCCGGACTATGAAGCCTTTGCCGCCGCCCATGGCGGCCGGGATTATGCGCCCTTCAATGTGCCGGGTGATTTCAATAAATCCATTCGGGAAAAGGATTTTCGCTACACGTGGTACGGTACTGGGGAGGAGGAGCTTTATGACCACCGAACGGATCCGCATGAGCTCAACAACCTTGCGGACGACCCTGCATACGCTGATGAAAAAAACCGGCTCAAACTGCGTCTGCTTGAATGGAACGCGCTGACCGAAGATCCGCTTGATCCCAACCTGCGACGCGACCTGCAGGAACAGTATTCAAACTGGAATCCGCTTCCTATCCAGCCCGGACACCACTACAGCCCGCTCGGTAAAGAAACCATCCATATGAAACTCGCAAAGCCGGTTTGA
- a CDS encoding GH36-type glycosyl hydrolase domain-containing protein codes for MQYGFFDDKNREYVITRPDTPKPWSNYIGSAEFGGVITNNAAGYTFYKSAAQGRLTRYKFNAVAADLNGRFVYLRDEATADFWTNSWAPVCKPLDAFKSECRHGTGYTQIKSTYAGITSDVTYFAPVDKLYEVWRIKICNESSKARKIKVFPFVEPQCNWNAQDDMNNLQYSQYIAKTERIDGIIDIGSNVNMPEDPDNFTNKDQKRHTFFGLAGIEAENFDANLTSFLGAYGTYARPGAVLNDACSGSTASGDMPCAAYEIELKLAPGESREFACVFGVGRAVEAGREAITEMDAPEKIEAALDAIKAYWHSRIETLSAETPDANFNSMLNTWAPFNSLMTFYWSRTASLVYAGERDGLGFRDTLQDYMASSSLVPEETRERLELMLTGQYSHGGAKPVVQPFNHHPGQEAFPDQYRSDDCMWFFNCVPEFVKETGDIDFFKKILPFADKGEAPVLGHLRRAIEFNLERSGTHGLPCGLAADWNDCIRLGDKGETVFVALQLRFALNEYVSICQMLGETSEIEWASEQLSALDANIEKHAWDGEWYLRAYRFDGVKFGSKECDEGKIFMNPQSWAVLSGHATGARASQVMDSMHKYLATDYGIMLCSPPYIETDPNVCLGRLFNPCMKENGGIFNHTQGWGVMAAARLGMGDRAWEYMRNVMPASFNDKAEIREVEPYAVCQSTHGRLSPRHGTGRVSWLSGSAVWNYVAMTTAILGIQADYNGLRIDPCIPSSWNGFTAIRKFRGAIYRITVKSPSGICKGVSSMTINGEPIAGTLVPAAAEGEICNVLVTLM; via the coding sequence ATGCAATACGGATTTTTTGACGACAAAAACAGAGAGTATGTGATTACGCGCCCGGATACGCCGAAGCCGTGGAGCAACTATATTGGAAGTGCCGAGTTTGGCGGCGTGATCACCAATAACGCCGCAGGATATACCTTTTATAAATCGGCCGCGCAGGGGCGATTGACACGCTATAAGTTCAACGCGGTGGCGGCCGACCTCAACGGGCGCTTTGTCTATTTGCGCGATGAGGCCACCGCTGATTTTTGGACCAACTCCTGGGCGCCGGTCTGCAAGCCGCTTGATGCGTTCAAGAGCGAGTGCCGCCATGGAACCGGCTATACACAAATCAAGTCCACCTATGCCGGGATTACATCAGATGTTACCTATTTCGCGCCGGTTGATAAACTCTACGAGGTTTGGCGTATCAAGATCTGCAACGAAAGTTCCAAGGCTCGGAAAATCAAGGTGTTTCCGTTCGTTGAGCCCCAGTGCAACTGGAACGCGCAGGATGATATGAACAATCTGCAGTACAGCCAGTACATCGCCAAAACCGAGCGAATTGACGGCATCATTGATATCGGCTCGAATGTCAACATGCCGGAGGATCCGGACAACTTCACCAACAAGGACCAGAAACGCCACACCTTCTTTGGCCTTGCTGGAATCGAGGCTGAAAATTTCGATGCCAATCTCACGTCATTTCTCGGCGCGTACGGAACTTATGCAAGGCCGGGAGCGGTTTTAAACGACGCATGCTCCGGATCAACCGCCAGCGGGGACATGCCTTGCGCCGCCTATGAGATCGAGCTCAAACTCGCTCCCGGCGAAAGCCGTGAATTCGCCTGTGTCTTCGGGGTTGGCCGCGCTGTCGAGGCCGGCCGGGAGGCGATCACCGAAATGGATGCGCCCGAAAAGATTGAAGCCGCACTGGATGCCATCAAAGCTTATTGGCATTCACGCATCGAAACGTTGAGTGCCGAGACCCCGGATGCAAACTTCAACTCGATGTTAAATACCTGGGCACCGTTCAACAGCCTCATGACCTTCTACTGGTCGCGCACGGCTAGCCTCGTTTACGCTGGTGAGCGCGACGGCCTTGGTTTTCGCGATACGTTGCAGGATTATATGGCTTCATCGAGTCTCGTCCCTGAGGAGACGCGCGAACGGCTTGAGCTGATGTTGACCGGGCAGTATTCACATGGCGGAGCAAAGCCGGTGGTTCAGCCGTTCAATCATCATCCAGGACAGGAGGCATTTCCGGATCAATACCGTTCCGATGACTGCATGTGGTTTTTCAACTGTGTTCCCGAATTCGTCAAAGAGACCGGCGATATTGACTTTTTCAAGAAGATCCTTCCGTTTGCTGACAAAGGGGAAGCACCCGTACTCGGCCACCTGCGCCGTGCCATCGAATTCAACCTCGAACGTTCTGGCACGCACGGTCTTCCGTGCGGATTAGCAGCCGACTGGAACGACTGCATTCGCCTTGGTGACAAAGGCGAAACCGTTTTTGTTGCCCTCCAGCTGCGTTTTGCATTGAACGAGTATGTTTCCATTTGTCAAATGCTCGGCGAGACCTCGGAAATTGAATGGGCCTCCGAACAACTGTCCGCATTGGATGCGAATATTGAGAAGCACGCCTGGGACGGCGAGTGGTATCTGCGTGCCTACCGTTTCGACGGTGTGAAATTTGGCTCGAAGGAATGTGACGAAGGAAAAATCTTTATGAACCCGCAGAGCTGGGCGGTACTTTCCGGTCATGCAACCGGCGCGCGCGCGAGTCAGGTGATGGACTCGATGCACAAATACCTCGCCACCGATTATGGCATCATGCTGTGTTCTCCACCGTATATCGAAACCGACCCAAACGTTTGTCTCGGTCGTTTGTTCAACCCCTGCATGAAGGAAAACGGAGGTATCTTTAACCACACCCAAGGGTGGGGCGTGATGGCCGCCGCGAGGCTTGGCATGGGCGACCGCGCATGGGAATACATGCGTAATGTCATGCCGGCCAGTTTCAACGATAAGGCTGAGATCCGCGAAGTGGAGCCCTATGCCGTCTGCCAGAGCACACATGGACGGTTGAGCCCGCGTCACGGCACCGGCCGTGTATCCTGGCTCTCCGGTTCCGCTGTCTGGAACTATGTCGCCATGACCACCGCCATCCTCGGCATCCAGGCCGACTACAATGGATTGCGCATCGACCCCTGCATTCCTTCGTCATGGAACGGGTTTACCGCTATCCGGAAATTCCGTGGTGCCATTTATCGCATCACCGTCAAAAGCCCGAGCGGAATCTGTAAAGGGGTTTCGTCAATGACGATCAACGGAGAACCCATTGCAGGCACCCTCGTTCCCGCCGCCGCTGAAGGCGAAATCTGCAACGTGCTCGTCACCCTGATGTAG
- a CDS encoding phosphomannomutase/phosphoglucomutase, producing the protein MAGIFKAYDIRGIYGTDLTDEIAFKIGRAVATFLKPKKFVIGHDMRPHSTPLFEAMAKGLTMQGVDVINIGLVSTPMCYHANGKLGADGSAIITASHNPGEWNGMKICREQAIPISEATGIADIERIVNKESFDALSSVPGTVITYDIKPDYFAHIRAFANIKKSLNVVIDYANGMGILEGKTFTDAMFNITPMYDELNGTFPNHEANPLDLETLEDLSAKLKKGRYDFGIAFDGDADRAGFLDENGNNVSMDIITALIAQALLEKFPGSTILYDLRSTWAAREVIEEAGGNAMMSRVGHAFIKAQMREADAVFAGELSGHYYFRDNYYTESSALAALCVANLISETGKTLSELIRPIRRYFASGEINSKVADVSAVFERLNKKYGDADKLKLDGTTYSHTDWWFNVRTSNTEPLVRLNLEAKTASQMAAKRDEVLALIRA; encoded by the coding sequence ATGGCTGGAATTTTTAAAGCATACGACATTCGCGGAATCTACGGAACCGATCTGACCGATGAAATCGCCTTTAAAATCGGACGGGCGGTTGCCACGTTCCTGAAACCGAAAAAATTTGTGATCGGCCACGACATGCGCCCGCATTCCACCCCGCTTTTCGAGGCCATGGCCAAAGGCCTCACGATGCAGGGTGTCGACGTGATCAATATTGGTCTGGTTTCCACGCCGATGTGCTACCACGCCAACGGCAAGCTCGGAGCCGACGGTTCGGCCATCATCACCGCCTCGCACAATCCCGGCGAGTGGAACGGCATGAAAATATGCCGAGAGCAGGCCATTCCGATTTCCGAAGCCACCGGCATCGCCGACATCGAGCGCATCGTCAACAAAGAGTCCTTCGATGCACTCTCCTCGGTGCCCGGCACCGTCATCACATACGATATCAAGCCGGACTATTTCGCTCACATCCGCGCCTTTGCAAACATCAAGAAGTCACTCAACGTCGTCATAGACTACGCCAACGGCATGGGCATCCTGGAAGGAAAAACCTTTACTGATGCCATGTTCAACATCACCCCGATGTACGACGAACTCAATGGAACCTTCCCGAACCACGAAGCCAACCCACTCGATCTTGAAACACTGGAAGACCTCTCTGCCAAACTCAAAAAAGGCCGTTACGATTTCGGGATTGCATTTGACGGCGATGCCGACCGCGCCGGATTCCTAGACGAAAACGGCAACAACGTCTCCATGGACATAATCACCGCGCTGATCGCACAGGCCCTGCTCGAAAAATTTCCCGGCAGCACCATCTTATACGACCTGCGCAGCACCTGGGCGGCAAGAGAAGTCATCGAAGAGGCTGGCGGCAACGCGATGATGAGCCGCGTCGGCCACGCCTTCATCAAAGCCCAGATGCGCGAAGCCGATGCCGTCTTTGCCGGCGAACTTTCGGGTCACTACTACTTCCGCGACAACTACTACACCGAAAGCTCGGCGCTGGCCGCCCTCTGCGTCGCCAACCTCATCAGCGAAACGGGCAAAACACTCTCCGAGCTGATTCGCCCCATCCGGCGCTACTTCGCCTCCGGCGAGATCAATTCCAAGGTGGCCGATGTGAGTGCTGTATTCGAGCGCCTCAACAAAAAATACGGCGATGCCGACAAACTCAAGCTCGACGGCACGACCTATTCGCATACCGACTGGTGGTTCAACGTCCGCACATCCAACACCGAACCGCTGGTGCGCCTCAACCTCGAGGCCAAAACAGCAAGTCAGATGGCCGCAAAGCGCGATGAAGTGCTCGCACTCATCCGCGCCTGA
- a CDS encoding YdcF family protein, with amino-acid sequence MKPGPKEKAGDLNRILEFLARRDIPELSKEAFQNHCGEARADLLIFVAGLSTPDLAVPVAEAWWSGIAKKIMVVGGKGHSTENLRSGFRHHPIYHAVPTDDRAEADMVADLMIHHLNVPADKILIENHSTNCGKNAALALEVARTDGPFPRSVILIQEAAMQRRTYECFLHEWKETGAQFTNFALSIPHFRSEGETLTCDHPQKLDPAPFEYQLQLVLGEIPRLRDDEHGYGPNGSGFIGHVDIPAHIESAFARLQCTHASKIRKKLS; translated from the coding sequence ATGAAGCCAGGCCCCAAAGAAAAAGCCGGGGATCTGAACCGGATCCTCGAATTTCTCGCCCGCCGCGATATTCCGGAACTCTCGAAAGAAGCATTCCAGAATCATTGCGGCGAGGCGCGTGCCGATCTGCTTATTTTCGTTGCGGGGCTTTCCACCCCAGATCTCGCCGTTCCCGTGGCCGAAGCATGGTGGAGCGGGATCGCAAAAAAAATCATGGTGGTTGGCGGCAAAGGACACTCGACCGAAAATCTGCGCAGCGGCTTCCGCCACCACCCGATCTACCACGCCGTACCGACCGACGACCGCGCAGAAGCCGACATGGTAGCCGACCTGATGATTCACCATCTGAACGTGCCGGCGGATAAAATCCTGATCGAAAACCACTCCACCAACTGCGGCAAAAATGCCGCCCTTGCGCTGGAGGTCGCCCGCACCGACGGACCTTTCCCCCGCAGCGTCATTCTTATTCAGGAAGCCGCCATGCAACGTCGCACCTATGAATGCTTCCTGCACGAATGGAAAGAAACAGGAGCCCAGTTCACAAACTTTGCGCTATCGATCCCGCATTTCCGATCAGAAGGCGAAACCCTGACCTGTGACCATCCGCAAAAACTGGACCCGGCGCCATTTGAATACCAGTTGCAGCTCGTCCTCGGTGAAATCCCGCGCCTGCGCGACGACGAACACGGCTATGGCCCGAACGGCTCCGGCTTTATCGGACACGTAGATATTCCCGCCCATATCGAATCCGCATTCGCCAGACTGCAATGCACGCACGCCTCCAAAATCCGGAAAAAACTTTCATAA